From a single Cyclobacterium marinum DSM 745 genomic region:
- a CDS encoding c-type cytochrome, which yields MNTKPSISKSKNAWLLYVLLLFSLISTSCKDTSSKAKMRSMDPWAFRSVLDKKPRMLTLAFDTANFAAYDLGKGELYKVWNGGVIKEGTVFTNKKNIQPTSWGLPYFEEGKLFNQWQVKKNGAPVSMKVKYKGYVILNEQITLNFDLVLPSGEAIHVEEQPEFNLAEDGSIEFMRKFTVNNKSKDLEVILHQESNAENFISIADQEVIIDHFQPVSKQEKPAIAEGYDHLGILWMENSDCYTCHEEEHAMVGPSFKQIATRYEKNAANISLLTRKIINGGSGVWGNTPMNPHPDLKEKEITTILDYVFTFRPKGEEKSITNNKPKSIRKIKEDPLPLKPGFGAPLEGVHPSYDLTVLHNDDFQPRVGGLAFLPDGRLLVSTWDSIGGIYAMEGVTGPDPKKIKIQRIASGLAEPLGVEVVDGEIYVLQKHELTKLIDHDGDGVMDEYKVICDGWGVRDDFHEFAFGLVYQKEHFYITLSMAMRLLSTERQLPDRGRTLKISKDGSIERLDYGLRTPNGIGVGPNDQLFLTDNQGQWLPANKLIHVQKGNYNGMAWGLSEEEEENPPKASPPAIWLPDNEIGNSPSEPILMKDGPYKGQLLHGDVSNGGIKRDFLEMVDGQYQGAVFRFSQGFSAGVNRLVWGPDGALYVGEVGMVGGWSWKENQYGLEKISYNGKSTFEMLSIKAKPEGFEIEFTEALDQKNFDTVIDKMVLQQYRYEATAAYGGPKLDLVTLKPQEVLLADDGMKIDLKIDGLKENHVVYFNLPVDLKSTNGNALWSSEAWYTLNKIPN from the coding sequence ATGAACACTAAACCCTCCATATCAAAAAGTAAGAATGCTTGGTTGCTTTATGTACTTTTACTTTTTTCTTTGATTAGCACTTCTTGCAAAGATACCAGTTCCAAAGCTAAAATGCGTTCCATGGATCCTTGGGCTTTTCGTTCTGTATTGGATAAAAAACCTCGAATGCTTACTCTCGCCTTTGATACTGCGAACTTTGCTGCATACGATCTGGGTAAAGGGGAGTTATATAAGGTTTGGAATGGTGGGGTGATCAAGGAAGGTACAGTATTTACCAATAAGAAAAATATTCAGCCAACAAGTTGGGGATTGCCTTATTTTGAAGAAGGTAAGCTTTTCAATCAATGGCAAGTGAAAAAAAATGGAGCTCCGGTTTCCATGAAAGTTAAGTATAAGGGTTATGTAATTTTAAATGAACAAATTACATTAAACTTCGATTTGGTATTGCCAAGCGGTGAGGCAATTCATGTTGAAGAACAGCCTGAGTTCAATCTGGCTGAAGACGGTTCCATTGAATTTATGCGGAAATTTACCGTCAATAATAAATCAAAGGATTTAGAGGTTATTTTACATCAAGAATCTAATGCTGAAAATTTTATTTCAATCGCTGACCAAGAGGTTATTATAGATCATTTCCAGCCTGTTTCCAAACAAGAGAAACCCGCTATAGCCGAGGGTTACGATCATTTGGGCATTTTATGGATGGAAAACAGCGATTGTTATACTTGCCATGAGGAAGAGCATGCAATGGTAGGGCCATCTTTCAAGCAAATCGCGACTCGATATGAGAAAAATGCCGCCAATATCAGCCTTCTAACAAGAAAAATAATAAATGGCGGATCAGGTGTATGGGGAAATACCCCTATGAATCCACATCCGGATTTAAAGGAAAAAGAAATAACAACCATTCTAGATTACGTTTTTACATTTAGACCTAAGGGAGAAGAAAAATCTATTACCAATAATAAGCCAAAATCAATTAGAAAAATTAAAGAGGATCCCTTGCCCTTAAAACCCGGTTTTGGCGCCCCATTAGAAGGTGTACATCCAAGTTATGACTTAACAGTTTTACATAATGATGATTTCCAGCCCCGTGTAGGAGGTTTGGCTTTTTTACCGGACGGCAGACTTCTTGTAAGTACTTGGGACTCTATCGGAGGAATTTATGCCATGGAAGGGGTAACGGGACCTGACCCAAAAAAGATTAAAATCCAACGGATTGCTTCTGGCTTAGCCGAACCCCTAGGAGTGGAAGTGGTAGATGGAGAAATCTATGTGCTTCAAAAACATGAGCTCACCAAGCTGATTGACCATGATGGAGATGGGGTAATGGATGAATACAAGGTTATCTGTGATGGGTGGGGAGTGAGGGACGATTTCCACGAATTTGCTTTCGGCCTGGTTTATCAAAAGGAACATTTTTATATTACTTTATCAATGGCCATGCGACTACTGTCCACCGAAAGGCAGCTTCCGGATCGAGGGAGAACACTGAAAATCAGTAAGGATGGGAGCATTGAAAGACTTGATTATGGTTTAAGAACCCCCAATGGAATAGGCGTGGGACCGAATGATCAATTGTTTCTTACTGATAATCAAGGACAATGGTTGCCTGCGAATAAATTAATACATGTTCAAAAGGGCAACTATAACGGAATGGCTTGGGGTTTATCCGAGGAAGAAGAAGAAAATCCGCCTAAGGCCAGCCCCCCAGCTATTTGGTTACCAGATAATGAGATAGGAAATTCACCTTCTGAACCCATACTTATGAAAGACGGTCCTTATAAAGGCCAATTGTTACATGGAGATGTTAGCAATGGAGGTATCAAACGTGATTTCCTAGAGATGGTGGATGGACAATACCAAGGAGCTGTGTTTAGATTTTCACAAGGATTCAGTGCCGGGGTTAATCGACTAGTTTGGGGACCCGATGGCGCTTTGTATGTAGGTGAAGTGGGAATGGTAGGTGGCTGGAGTTGGAAAGAAAATCAATATGGTTTGGAGAAAATTAGCTACAATGGTAAAAGTACTTTTGAAATGTTGTCCATTAAAGCCAAACCGGAGGGATTTGAAATAGAGTTTACAGAAGCTTTGGATCAGAAAAATTTTGATACTGTAATAGATAAAATGGTTCTACAACAATATAGGTATGAAGCGACGGCTGCCTATGGAGGGCCTAAATTGGATTTGGTAACATTAAAACCCCAAGAAGTGTTGTTGGCCGATGATGGGATGAAGATAGACCTGAAAATTGATGGGTTAAAAGAAAACCATGTGGTCTATTTTAATTTACCAGTTGACCTAAAAAGTACAAATGGTAATGCATTGTGGTCTTCAGAGGCCTGGTATACCCTTAATAAAATTCCTAATTAA
- a CDS encoding sulfatase family protein has translation MKSVSFTLVLMALLATNTSIYAQDNRPNIIMIIADDIGYEDLGSYGNEIAVTPITDRIATEGVRFSNFFLTTSSCSPSRSSIISGRYPHNTGAAELHTAMPEQILTFPELLKEAGYFTGQSGKWHMGPVPRKGFDVIYDKKPQIGLGGEDYWVPLLKERPKGKPFFLWLAALDAHRPWAENDFSGAHNPEEVIVPPYLANGKATKQDLANYYDEITRFDHFIGLVEEELERQGQLENTILFILSDNGRPFPRSKTRLIDSGIKSPLLVKWPKGLKAGLTTDALVSSIDLAPTFLQLAGVEIPDNFQGKSFLTVLKNPHLPFRNYVFAEHNWHDQEAHERMVRTKDYLYIKNNRAQYANPGPADSNSSNSYADLKKLRDQGKLNPAQADIFISPRPYEEFYAIVDDEFQLLNKATPIGENKALDQLRKALEVWSIETDDSVPQNLTQDWYDTETGKALDIKRERGEMPGGSNALITTEKGPF, from the coding sequence ATGAAATCAGTTAGCTTTACCCTAGTATTAATGGCTTTATTAGCCACTAATACTTCAATTTATGCCCAAGATAATCGTCCCAACATTATCATGATAATTGCCGATGATATTGGTTATGAGGATTTAGGCAGCTATGGCAATGAAATTGCTGTAACTCCGATAACCGATAGAATCGCCACGGAAGGAGTGAGATTTTCCAATTTTTTTCTAACTACTAGTTCATGCAGTCCAAGTAGAAGTAGCATTATTTCAGGAAGGTACCCACACAATACCGGAGCAGCGGAACTCCATACAGCCATGCCTGAGCAAATACTTACCTTCCCTGAATTATTAAAGGAAGCAGGATATTTTACGGGACAGTCAGGGAAATGGCACATGGGGCCCGTGCCACGTAAAGGTTTTGACGTTATTTATGATAAAAAACCTCAAATAGGTCTGGGTGGAGAAGATTACTGGGTCCCCCTTTTAAAAGAAAGACCCAAAGGCAAGCCTTTTTTCTTATGGTTAGCGGCCTTGGATGCCCATAGACCTTGGGCTGAAAATGATTTTTCAGGAGCACATAATCCGGAAGAGGTCATCGTTCCACCGTATTTAGCAAATGGTAAGGCCACCAAGCAAGACTTGGCCAATTATTATGATGAAATTACAAGGTTTGATCATTTTATTGGATTGGTAGAGGAAGAACTAGAACGGCAGGGACAATTAGAAAATACCATACTATTTATTTTGTCTGATAATGGAAGGCCTTTTCCAAGAAGCAAAACCAGATTAATTGACTCAGGAATAAAATCTCCTTTATTGGTTAAATGGCCTAAAGGATTGAAGGCGGGATTAACTACCGATGCATTGGTTAGTAGTATAGATCTTGCCCCAACTTTCTTGCAATTAGCAGGTGTAGAAATTCCGGATAATTTTCAAGGAAAAAGCTTTTTAACAGTACTGAAAAATCCTCACTTACCTTTTAGAAATTACGTTTTTGCTGAGCACAACTGGCATGATCAGGAAGCCCATGAAAGAATGGTGCGGACCAAAGATTATCTTTATATTAAAAACAACCGGGCTCAATATGCCAATCCCGGGCCTGCAGACTCTAATTCCAGCAATTCCTATGCAGACCTCAAAAAGCTTAGAGATCAAGGGAAATTAAATCCCGCACAGGCAGATATTTTTATCTCTCCCCGTCCATACGAAGAGTTTTATGCCATAGTTGATGATGAATTTCAATTATTGAATAAGGCTACCCCAATAGGTGAAAACAAAGCATTGGATCAATTGAGGAAAGCATTGGAAGTATGGTCCATTGAAACAGATGATTCTGTACCCCAAAACTTAACTCAAGATTGGTACGATACGGAAACAGGCAAAGCACTTGACATAAAAAGAGAAAGAGGAGAAATGCCGGGGGGGAGTAATGCACTAATTACTACAGAAAAAGGTCCGTTTTAG
- a CDS encoding sulfatase family protein produces MSIHISIRFLVVVFICTCFFSCKQQEEEKPVPNILFVIADDLSYPHTGAYGTDWIKTPGFDRVAKEGLLFTRAYTPNAKCSPSRSIIITGRNSWQLEEAANHVPFFPEKFLSHVEVLGNNGYFTGYTGKGWAPGDAGERELTGKRFSDLKMEAPTPSISPIDYAANFEMFLDEKPEEEPFYFWYGSFEPHRAYTYGTGASLGGKTIDMIDQVPPFWPDTDSIRNDLLDYAYETEYFDQHLVKMLATLEKRGMLENTLIVVTADNGMPFPRVKGQGYEYSNHLPLAIRWGEGIKNPGRVIDDFVSFLDFSPTFLEVGRVNFDSSGMAAFAGESLLPIFETEKGGKTDPSKNAVLIGKERHDIGRPDDQGYPIRGIVNEEYTYIHNFETERWPAGNPETGYLNTDGSPTKTVILNQRRIEGEYKYWNLSFGKRPSEELYDRKKDPYGLNNLALHPEYQNIKEGLKDELFRQLKAQKDPRMSGNGAIFDNYQYAQDSQRDFYNRYMKGEPFKTGWVNDSDYEKDFKEE; encoded by the coding sequence ATGTCTATACACATAAGTATTAGGTTTTTGGTAGTAGTGTTTATTTGTACTTGTTTTTTTTCTTGTAAACAGCAAGAAGAGGAAAAACCAGTTCCCAATATCTTATTTGTAATAGCAGATGATTTGTCTTATCCACATACAGGGGCTTACGGTACAGATTGGATTAAAACACCCGGATTTGACAGGGTGGCAAAGGAAGGCTTATTGTTTACGAGGGCATATACTCCCAATGCCAAATGCTCTCCTTCCCGCTCTATTATTATCACAGGAAGAAATTCCTGGCAATTGGAAGAGGCTGCCAACCATGTGCCTTTTTTCCCCGAAAAATTCTTATCCCATGTAGAAGTTTTGGGAAACAATGGTTATTTCACCGGGTATACTGGAAAAGGATGGGCTCCCGGAGATGCCGGTGAAAGAGAGCTTACGGGTAAAAGGTTTAGTGATCTTAAAATGGAGGCACCAACTCCTTCGATTAGTCCGATAGATTATGCGGCTAATTTTGAGATGTTTCTGGATGAGAAGCCGGAAGAAGAGCCATTTTATTTTTGGTATGGATCATTTGAGCCCCATAGGGCTTATACTTATGGAACAGGAGCTTCCCTTGGAGGGAAAACCATAGATATGATTGATCAAGTACCACCTTTTTGGCCGGATACTGATTCTATCAGAAATGACCTTTTAGATTATGCTTATGAAACTGAATATTTTGACCAACATTTGGTGAAAATGCTGGCAACACTTGAAAAGAGAGGGATGCTTGAAAACACCTTGATTGTGGTTACAGCAGACAATGGAATGCCTTTTCCAAGGGTGAAGGGTCAAGGATATGAGTATTCAAACCACCTTCCCCTGGCCATTAGGTGGGGCGAGGGTATTAAAAACCCAGGTAGGGTGATTGATGACTTTGTAAGCTTTCTAGATTTTTCACCTACGTTTCTTGAAGTGGGCCGGGTTAATTTTGACAGTTCGGGCATGGCTGCATTTGCGGGAGAAAGCCTTTTACCCATATTTGAAACTGAAAAAGGAGGTAAAACTGACCCAAGTAAGAATGCAGTTTTAATAGGAAAGGAAAGGCATGATATCGGCAGACCGGATGATCAAGGTTACCCGATTCGCGGAATTGTCAATGAAGAATATACCTATATCCATAATTTTGAAACTGAGCGGTGGCCGGCAGGAAACCCTGAAACGGGATACCTTAATACGGATGGAAGCCCTACCAAAACAGTGATTCTTAATCAAAGAAGAATTGAAGGAGAGTACAAGTATTGGAACCTATCTTTTGGAAAAAGGCCCTCAGAAGAACTCTATGATAGAAAGAAAGACCCTTATGGTTTGAATAATCTGGCTTTGCATCCTGAATATCAAAATATTAAGGAAGGACTTAAGGATGAATTGTTTCGACAATTAAAAGCCCAAAAGGACCCTAGGATGTCCGGCAATGGCGCCATTTTCGATAATTATCAATATGCCCAAGATAGTCAAAGAGACTTTTACAATCGTTATATGAAAGGAGAGCCCTTTAAAACAGGTTGGGTAAATGATAGTGATTATGAGAAAGATTTTAAAGAGGAATAA
- a CDS encoding formylglycine-generating enzyme family protein, whose protein sequence is MFNRLKFMSLIGLVILSQYACTSSNNKEVVEDKVDEIASCHENIPDRFSTSGANTAESSIEERDAPVSHEGMVWIEGGEFTRGSTDDRGRRDELPAHKAKVDGFWIDETEVTNAQFAAFVAATGYVTIAEKKPDWEEIKKQLPPGTPKPPDEVLVAASLTFRSPNQPVPLNNAAQWWEWTPGANWRMPQGPGSSIEGKENYPVVHVAWDDAVAYAKWAGKRLPTEAEWEYAAKGGLEDKSFPWGNDPVEKNGFMANIWQGDFPVTDKAEDGFQGLAPVKSFEPNGYGLYDMAGNVWEWTNDWYREDYYERITDEVAINPQGPKDSYDPQEPTVPKKVVKGGSFLCNVSYCEGYRVSGKMKSSADTGLEHTGFRCVSSK, encoded by the coding sequence ATGTTCAATCGATTAAAATTTATGTCCTTAATAGGACTAGTGATCTTAAGTCAATACGCATGTACTTCCTCCAACAACAAAGAAGTAGTGGAGGATAAAGTTGATGAAATTGCTTCATGTCATGAAAATATTCCGGATAGATTTAGCACCTCAGGAGCGAATACAGCGGAGAGTAGTATAGAAGAGCGAGATGCACCTGTTTCTCATGAAGGCATGGTTTGGATTGAGGGAGGAGAATTTACCCGAGGTTCCACGGACGACCGAGGTAGAAGAGATGAATTACCGGCTCATAAGGCCAAAGTAGATGGTTTTTGGATAGATGAGACTGAAGTGACCAATGCCCAGTTTGCAGCTTTTGTAGCGGCTACCGGATATGTTACCATTGCTGAAAAGAAACCAGACTGGGAAGAAATTAAAAAACAATTGCCTCCGGGAACTCCCAAACCGCCGGATGAAGTCCTTGTGGCGGCCTCTTTGACATTTCGATCACCTAATCAACCGGTTCCACTAAATAATGCTGCCCAATGGTGGGAGTGGACCCCCGGTGCCAATTGGAGAATGCCTCAAGGACCTGGAAGTAGTATAGAAGGAAAAGAAAATTACCCGGTGGTACATGTTGCTTGGGATGATGCAGTGGCTTATGCAAAATGGGCCGGAAAAAGATTGCCAACTGAAGCAGAATGGGAGTATGCTGCCAAAGGTGGATTAGAAGACAAATCTTTCCCTTGGGGAAATGATCCTGTAGAAAAGAATGGCTTTATGGCCAATATATGGCAAGGGGATTTTCCTGTGACGGATAAAGCAGAAGATGGTTTCCAAGGGTTGGCTCCAGTTAAATCTTTTGAACCAAATGGTTATGGATTGTATGACATGGCGGGTAACGTATGGGAGTGGACCAATGACTGGTACAGGGAGGATTATTATGAAAGAATTACTGATGAAGTAGCTATTAACCCTCAAGGTCCAAAGGATAGTTATGACCCACAAGAACCAACTGTTCCTAAAAAGGTAGTGAAAGGTGGCTCCTTTTTATGTAATGTGTCCTATTGCGAGGGCTATAGGGTAAGTGGTAAAATGAAATCTTCAGCAGATACAGGCTTAGAACATACCGGTTTTAGGTGCGTTAGCTCAAAATAA
- a CDS encoding sulfatase family protein, giving the protein MMIILNFLKKNTVSIGRFVICCSIVMFSVAGEVLGQVKAKRDKPNIVFLISEDNSKHFMKLFDPNGVETPNIEKMLQSGLLYPNAFSNAPVCSVARSTLISGTLTTRTGMYLHRKIKLAPMPEGLEMFPAYLRKAGYYTTNNYKKDYNAVENENVWDNSSNKATWQNRPEKNQPFFHQETFHESHESRLHFSNDVMANHKVTDDPAQVFLFPQFPNTPLFRYTVAYHRDKIREIDAWIGKKIDELAVSGELENTFIFYFGDHGGVLPGSKGYLFETGLNVPLVVRIPENYKHLSPYKPKEKPQAFVSFIDFAPTVLHLAGLEVPEQMDGSPFLGQGLKKANLESRDETYGHADRFDEKYEMLRSIRKGKWKYIRSYQPYYPDGLQNNYRYKMMAFASWKDLYKEGQLNTEQAAFFREKPVERLYNLEDDPYEINNLAGEEKEVLKELRDRLNTWMMEKNDLGFFPENILVNRALGDPVAFGIKHHDKIKQLIEIADWATEDWMKVKDNVLEMVQDGDELEKYWAYSVACTFGEEVEPDYHKFPDFKNEAVPIVQLSAITLSGRVGATNPMPALIEWLNQSKDPVANLIALNTLVYFKDHTLYGTNFNSDNLQLLAENEEVIRRLKYLDGTW; this is encoded by the coding sequence ATGATGATTATATTGAATTTTTTAAAGAAGAACACTGTAAGTATAGGCCGCTTTGTGATTTGTTGTTCTATTGTTATGTTTAGTGTTGCTGGGGAAGTCTTAGGCCAGGTGAAAGCAAAGAGGGACAAACCTAACATTGTCTTCCTTATTTCCGAAGACAATTCCAAGCACTTTATGAAGCTATTTGATCCCAATGGTGTGGAAACGCCAAATATTGAAAAGATGCTTCAATCAGGGCTGCTTTATCCCAATGCATTTTCTAATGCCCCGGTTTGTTCAGTAGCACGAAGCACACTTATTTCGGGGACGCTTACCACTAGGACAGGAATGTACCTACACCGGAAAATTAAACTGGCCCCAATGCCTGAAGGCTTGGAAATGTTCCCAGCATATCTTAGGAAGGCGGGTTATTATACCACCAATAATTATAAGAAAGATTACAATGCAGTAGAAAATGAGAATGTTTGGGACAATTCCTCAAACAAAGCCACATGGCAAAATAGACCGGAAAAAAATCAACCATTTTTTCATCAAGAAACATTCCATGAAAGCCATGAAAGTAGGCTGCATTTTTCTAATGATGTAATGGCAAATCATAAAGTTACGGATGATCCTGCGCAAGTATTTCTTTTTCCCCAGTTTCCGAATACCCCTTTGTTCAGGTATACAGTTGCTTATCATCGAGATAAAATCAGAGAAATTGATGCTTGGATAGGAAAGAAAATTGATGAATTGGCAGTTTCAGGAGAGCTTGAAAATACTTTTATTTTCTATTTTGGTGATCATGGAGGCGTTTTACCAGGAAGTAAAGGGTACCTCTTTGAAACAGGTTTAAACGTTCCTTTGGTGGTGAGAATTCCTGAAAATTATAAACATTTGTCTCCTTATAAACCAAAGGAAAAGCCACAGGCATTTGTAAGTTTCATAGATTTTGCGCCCACAGTATTGCATTTAGCAGGGCTAGAAGTTCCAGAACAAATGGATGGTAGTCCCTTTCTGGGTCAGGGGCTAAAGAAAGCTAACCTAGAAAGCAGAGACGAGACCTATGGGCATGCAGATCGCTTTGATGAAAAATATGAGATGCTACGATCGATTAGAAAAGGGAAATGGAAGTATATTCGTAGTTACCAGCCTTATTATCCTGACGGTTTGCAAAACAATTATCGCTATAAAATGATGGCTTTTGCCTCTTGGAAAGATCTTTATAAAGAAGGACAATTGAATACTGAACAAGCTGCATTTTTTAGAGAAAAGCCTGTAGAGAGGTTATACAATTTGGAAGACGATCCTTATGAAATCAATAATTTGGCCGGTGAAGAGAAGGAGGTTTTAAAAGAACTCCGAGATCGACTCAACACATGGATGATGGAAAAAAATGATCTTGGATTTTTTCCGGAAAATATTTTGGTGAATCGCGCCTTGGGTGATCCGGTTGCCTTTGGAATAAAGCATCATGATAAAATTAAGCAGCTTATTGAAATAGCCGATTGGGCCACAGAGGATTGGATGAAAGTAAAGGATAATGTTCTTGAAATGGTTCAGGATGGGGACGAATTGGAAAAGTATTGGGCATATTCCGTGGCATGTACATTTGGCGAAGAAGTAGAGCCGGATTACCATAAGTTTCCGGATTTTAAAAACGAAGCTGTTCCCATCGTCCAATTGAGTGCCATTACACTTTCGGGCAGAGTAGGGGCAACTAACCCCATGCCTGCGTTGATCGAATGGCTAAATCAATCAAAAGATCCTGTAGCAAATTTGATTGCCTTGAATACCTTGGTGTACTTTAAGGATCACACCCTTTATGGAACCAACTTTAATTCAGATAACTTACAGCTATTGGCGGAAAATGAAGAGGTCATTCGTAGGTTAAAGTACCTTGATGGAACCTGGTGA
- a CDS encoding B12-binding domain-containing radical SAM protein — translation MKDLLLITPPFTQLNTPYPGTAYLKGFLNTKGISSFQMDLGMDVILAMFSKKGLEEIFLFAEHNQIIKSENAGRIFALKEVYLLSIEPVILFLQGKNATLARKICADNFLPKAARFEHLDDLDYAFGNMGMQDRAKHLATLYLEDLSDFIIECVDSNFGFSRYAESLGKSANSFDELYGKLNRELTYIDRISIKLLDIQMKTIQPKMVGLSVPFPGNLYSAFRCGQFIKHNYPEVKIVMGGGFPNTELRSVSDQRVFDFVDFICLDDGEKPIEILLRLIEKKQFPFDSNTKLKRTFFRYGENVIYKNDSEEKDYKQNELGTPDYSDLDLNKYISVIEIANPMHSLWSDGRWNKLTMAHGCYWGKCTFCDISLDYIKIYEPLTAGILVDRMEQLIKETGEGGFHFVDEAAPPSLMRAVALEIIKRKLSLTWWTNIRFEKSFSLDLCLLLAASGCIAVSGGLEVASDRLLKLIDKGVTVEQVTQVTRNFTEAGIMVHAYLMYGYPTQTIQETIDSLEMVRQLFEQGVLRSGFWHQFALTAHSPIGLAPEEFHIISKQNTITFANNDIAFSDPTGVDHSQFSFGLKKSLFNFMHGIGFDFPLQDWFEFKIPRPTIGPDYIASCLENADHKTPKDTAKVVWIGNAPIVEEKIVRKKKKSFPRVLLTFHTPSAIVDLSLTKNQTDWLLDILEEMKTSSRPLSYIAFKSSYEKACGNFDAFFTPSMKEELNACGLLIL, via the coding sequence TTGAAAGATTTACTTTTAATTACTCCTCCATTTACCCAGTTGAATACGCCTTATCCCGGCACAGCCTATTTAAAAGGCTTTTTGAACACCAAAGGGATCAGTAGTTTTCAAATGGATTTGGGCATGGATGTTATTCTGGCCATGTTTTCTAAAAAAGGATTGGAAGAGATTTTTTTATTTGCGGAGCATAACCAGATCATTAAAAGTGAAAACGCAGGTAGAATATTTGCGCTAAAAGAGGTATACCTCCTTTCAATTGAACCTGTAATCCTTTTCCTACAAGGGAAGAACGCGACCTTAGCCAGAAAGATTTGTGCAGATAATTTTTTGCCAAAGGCTGCTAGATTCGAACATTTGGATGACTTGGATTATGCTTTTGGAAATATGGGAATGCAGGATAGGGCCAAACATTTGGCTACCCTCTATTTGGAAGACTTGTCTGACTTTATTATTGAATGTGTAGATTCAAATTTTGGCTTCAGTAGGTATGCAGAGTCGCTAGGAAAAAGTGCCAACAGTTTTGACGAACTTTATGGTAAGTTAAACAGAGAACTTACTTATATCGATCGAATAAGTATTAAGTTGCTGGATATTCAAATGAAAACCATCCAACCTAAAATGGTTGGTTTATCTGTTCCTTTTCCCGGGAATTTGTACAGTGCCTTTCGCTGTGGGCAGTTTATTAAACACAATTACCCAGAGGTTAAAATTGTAATGGGAGGAGGGTTCCCAAATACTGAATTGAGAAGTGTTTCTGACCAAAGGGTATTTGATTTTGTTGATTTTATTTGCCTGGATGATGGGGAAAAACCCATAGAAATTCTATTGAGACTAATTGAAAAAAAGCAATTTCCATTTGATTCAAATACGAAATTGAAGCGTACTTTTTTTCGGTATGGTGAGAATGTTATTTATAAGAATGATTCCGAAGAGAAGGATTATAAACAAAATGAATTAGGCACTCCCGATTATTCGGATTTGGATCTGAATAAATACATTTCTGTCATAGAAATTGCCAACCCCATGCATAGTTTATGGAGTGATGGAAGGTGGAATAAATTAACCATGGCCCATGGCTGTTATTGGGGAAAATGTACATTTTGTGACATATCTCTGGATTATATAAAAATCTACGAACCTCTAACTGCAGGGATTTTGGTTGATAGGATGGAGCAATTGATAAAAGAAACCGGTGAGGGCGGTTTTCATTTTGTCGATGAAGCTGCACCACCATCCCTTATGCGTGCTGTTGCTCTGGAAATTATTAAACGAAAACTTAGCCTCACTTGGTGGACAAATATTCGTTTTGAAAAAAGTTTTTCACTTGACTTATGCTTATTATTGGCAGCTTCCGGTTGTATCGCAGTATCCGGTGGGTTAGAAGTAGCTTCGGATAGATTGCTTAAGCTTATTGATAAAGGTGTGACTGTGGAGCAAGTGACTCAAGTTACCAGAAACTTTACAGAGGCAGGTATTATGGTTCATGCCTACCTTATGTATGGTTATCCTACCCAAACAATTCAAGAGACCATTGATAGCCTTGAAATGGTTCGTCAGTTGTTTGAGCAAGGTGTGTTACGTTCGGGTTTTTGGCATCAATTTGCCCTTACAGCTCATAGCCCTATTGGTTTGGCACCAGAAGAATTTCATATTATTTCCAAGCAGAATACAATCACTTTTGCTAACAATGACATTGCATTCTCAGATCCGACCGGGGTAGATCATTCCCAATTTAGCTTTGGTTTAAAGAAGTCACTTTTTAATTTTATGCATGGCATTGGCTTTGACTTTCCCTTGCAGGACTGGTTTGAATTTAAAATACCTAGACCAACCATAGGTCCGGATTACATTGCTTCCTGTCTTGAAAATGCAGACCATAAGACGCCAAAGGATACCGCCAAGGTGGTTTGGATAGGAAACGCCCCAATTGTGGAAGAAAAAATCGTTCGCAAAAAAAAGAAATCTTTCCCAAGGGTATTATTGACCTTTCACACTCCTTCAGCCATAGTGGACCTAAGCCTAACAAAAAATCAGACGGATTGGTTGTTGGATATACTGGAGGAGATGAAAACATCATCAAGACCTCTTTCCTATATTGCTTTTAAGAGTAGTTATGAAAAGGCATGTGGGAATTTTGATGCTTTTTTTACACCCTCAATGAAAGAAGAATTAAATGCTTGTGGATTATTAATCCTATAA